In the Alphaproteobacteria bacterium genome, CCGCGGCCGACCGCGAGTCGCAGACCGGTGACGATGAACGGCAGCGCGCCGGGTAGCACGATGTTCGCCCAAAGTTGGCGCTCCGAGCAGCGGAAAGCGCGGCCGACTTCGACCAGGCGCGGATCGACATTCTTCACACCCTGATAGGTGTTTATCGCCATCGGGAAGAACGCGAACAGAAACAGCACGATGATCTTCGCGGTCGATTCGAACCCGGCCCACAGCACGATCAACGGCACCAGCGCGACCGCCGGGATCGAGTAGAGAAAAGTGATGTAGACGCCGAGCGCGACATCGATCACCCAGAAGCGTGCGAGCAGGAGCCCGGTCGCAACGCCGATCACTGCCGCAATTGTCAGTCCCACCGCGAAAATAACGAGGCTCGGCCAGAGATAATTCCACAATTCGCCGCTGCGCAGCATGTCGTAAGCGGCATGCGCGACCGCACTCGGCGTCGTGAAGAGCACGGGATCGATGCCGGAGCCGACATACTGCCAGAGCGCCAGCACTACGATCGCGGATACGATGCGGATCGCGAACATTTGCCCGGCGCGGCGGCGCTTGCGCGCCGCGGCAATTTCGCGTGCGCGGGCGCGTTCCGAACCCGAGTCGTCGAGCGGGATATGGGCGGCTTGCACCACCATCACGCCGCCTCAGCCGGTTGCGCGCGCAACTCGTTCCAGATGTGTGCGCGCAGCGCGGCAAAATGCGGATCGGCGCGCAGCGCATTGCCGTCGCGCGGACGCTCGAGCGGTACGTCGAGGATTTCCTTGATGCGGCCGGGCCGCGAACTCATCACCGCGATACGGTCGCCCAACAATAGCGCCTCGTCGATAGAATGCGTGATAAACACCATCGTCTTGCGCTCGCCCTGCATTATGCGCAGCAGTTCCTCCTGCAGCACCTCGCGGGTCTGCGCGTCGAGCGCAGCGAAAGGCTCGTCCATAAGCAGGATGTCGGGATCGATCGCGAGCGCGCGCACGAGCCCAACGCGCTGCTGCATGCCGCCGGAGAGCTGATAGGGATAGCGCCGCTCGAAGCCTTTGAGCCCGACGAGATCGAGATAGTGCGTCACCCGCTCCTTGATCCGAGCGGCAGGAGCGTGGGCCATCGCGAGCCCGAACGCGGCGTTGTCGTAGACGGTCTTCCAAGGGAGCAGGCCGAAGTGCTGGAACACCATCGCGACACCTTGCGGCGGTCCCTTGACCGGCGTACCGCCGACGCGGAGCTCGCCGCCGGTGATTTCGGTCAGGCCCGCGATGCAGCGCAGGAACGTGGTCTTGCCGCAGCCGCTCGGGCCGACGACGCATAGCGTTTCCTTTTCGCGCACAGCGAGATCGAGTGTGCGGAACGCCGTCACGGCGCCGTCGAGGAACATCTTGCTCGCGTTGCGCGCAACGATTGCCTCGGCGCCGTCTTCTGCCGCCATACGAATTTGCCTTGTTCGGTCAATGATCCGGGGAGCGCCCAAAGGTGCACTTGAACACAGCAATTTGTCTACGTTCCGCTGCGGCTTGAGGACGATTTCTCCTGCTCGCTTGCGCCATCGTTTTGCGCCAAACTAAATTTAGGGTGCCCGCAAGCACTGTGCCAATGCGAGTGGCTGCCCCGAGGCAGCGCGCAAGGGAGGACCGGGATGACGATCGCATTCACGATCAACGGGAAAGCTGCGTCCAGTGATGCTCCGGCCGATACCCCACTTCTTTGGGTGATCCGTGAGGGGCTGAAGCTCACCGGCACAAAATTCGGTTGCGGCGCCGGCCTGTG is a window encoding:
- a CDS encoding ABC transporter ATP-binding protein codes for the protein MAAEDGAEAIVARNASKMFLDGAVTAFRTLDLAVREKETLCVVGPSGCGKTTFLRCIAGLTEITGGELRVGGTPVKGPPQGVAMVFQHFGLLPWKTVYDNAAFGLAMAHAPAARIKERVTHYLDLVGLKGFERRYPYQLSGGMQQRVGLVRALAIDPDILLMDEPFAALDAQTREVLQEELLRIMQGERKTMVFITHSIDEALLLGDRIAVMSSRPGRIKEILDVPLERPRDGNALRADPHFAALRAHIWNELRAQPAEAA
- a CDS encoding ABC transporter permease encodes the protein MVVQAAHIPLDDSGSERARAREIAAARKRRRAGQMFAIRIVSAIVVLALWQYVGSGIDPVLFTTPSAVAHAAYDMLRSGELWNYLWPSLVIFAVGLTIAAVIGVATGLLLARFWVIDVALGVYITFLYSIPAVALVPLIVLWAGFESTAKIIVLFLFAFFPMAINTYQGVKNVDPRLVEVGRAFRCSERQLWANIVLPGALPFIVTGLRLAVGRGLIGMVLADQYTAVSGIGYLIVRTAATYQVDKMFVPIVTLGILGITLTALLRVLERRVAPWTLAGEQD